The following proteins come from a genomic window of Lycium ferocissimum isolate CSIRO_LF1 chromosome 4, AGI_CSIRO_Lferr_CH_V1, whole genome shotgun sequence:
- the LOC132053312 gene encoding receptor like protein 29-like, with the protein MYPSTPSLFPLLLLISSFLSTPSVSTNQHATKIKNLTQPITNMETHELETLFKIMESMSNDQNWRTTHQNPCQQGSSWPGIECKKSNLDDNFFHVTRLDFGTKPNPTCKKEATFPSLIFQLPNLESVFFIQCFTRTKTKISFQETRVVGSSVLQQLSLRSNPALIGTIPPQILSLKSLQILTLSQNNLLGQIPVEIFSLSSLVHLDLSYNKLTGKIPDQIGNLKNLVDLDLSYNSFTGQIPNTIGQLGTLQKLDLSSNMFTGKIPDTIETLHSLNFLALSNNKLSGNFPKGLVKLQGLQYFLMDDNPMFVTLPKEFSQLQKLQELRLAGSGYSGEIPPGYSRLMNLTTLSLQNNRLTGEIPVGFSGFSHMYHLNLSRNYLAGVVPFNSSFLKRLGRNLDLSGNPGLCLSEANGVHLGVNVCGNKNSTNSITMPLKNKSEAPCGLIRSFFLVCALCTVALYPLLLFV; encoded by the exons ATGTATCCATCCACACCCTCTCTATTTCCTCTGCTTCTTCTCATCTCCTCATTTCTCTCTACCCCTTCTGTCTCCACCAATCAACAtgcaacaaaaatcaagaatcTCACACAACCAATCACAAACATGGAAACCCATGAACTAGAAACTCTTTTCAAGATTATGGAATCCATGTCTAATGACCAAAACTGGAGAACCACACATCAAAATCCATGTCAACAGGGCTCATCTTGGCCTGGAATTGAATGCAAAAAAAGCAATCTTGATGACAACTTTTTCCATGTCACTAGGCTTGATTTTGGCACAAAACCAAACCCCACCTGCAAAAAAGAAGCAACTTTTCCTTCACTGATTTTCCAACTCCCAAATCTTGAATCTGTTTTCTTCATCCAATGCTTCACACgcacaaaaacaaaaatctcTTTTCAAGAAACCAGAGTTGTTGGCTCTTCAGTACTACAGCAGCTCAGTTTAAGATCAAATCCAGCACTTATTGGCACAATTCCACCTCAAATTTTATCATTGAAGTCACTTCAAATCCTCACATTGTCACAAAACAATCTTCTTGGACAAATCCCAGTAGAGATTTTCAGCCTGAGCTCACTTGTTCATCTTGATTTGAGCTACAACAAGCTTACAG GCAAAATTCCAGACCAAATTGGCAATCTGAAGAATCTTGTTGACCTAGATTTGAGCTACAATTCATTCACTGGTCAAATCCCAAACACAATTGGTCAACTTGGTACTCTTCAAAAACTTGACTTGAGCTCAAATATGTTCACAGGCAAAATTCCAGACACAATTGAAACCTTACATTCTTTAAATTTCTTGGCTTTGAGTAACAACAAATTAAGTGGGAATTTTCCTAAAGGGCTAGTTAAGCTACAAGGGTTGCAGTATTTTCTTATGGATGATAATCCAATGTTTGTAACACTGCCTAAGGAATTTAGTCAGTTACAAAAACTTCAAGAACTTAGGCTTGCAGGGTCCGGTTACTCGGGGGAAATACCACCAGGTTATTCGCGACTTATGAATTTAACCACATTGTCACTGCAGAATAACCGATTAACGGGTGAAATCCCTGTTGGATTTTCGGGTTTTTCACATATGTACCACTTGAATTTGAGCAGGAATTATTTGGCTGGTGTTGTACCATTTaattcaagtttcttgaaaaggCTAGGGAGGAATTTGGACTTAAGTGGAAATCCAGGGCTGTGTTTGAGTGAAGCTAATGGAGTTCATCTTGGAGTTAATGTGTGTGGGAACAAGAATAGTACTAATTCTATAACTATGCCATTGAAGAATAAATCTGAAGCTCCATGCGGATTAATTAGatcattttttcttgtttgtgcTTTGTGTACTGTGGCTTTGTATcctttgttgttgtttgtttag